In Carassius carassius chromosome 19, fCarCar2.1, whole genome shotgun sequence, a single genomic region encodes these proteins:
- the carf gene encoding calcium-responsive transcription factor isoform X1 has protein sequence MEEEERDVEGVFQSEEREDGLQCDKNPKAEENATVQELAPVIPASETEAANQKPPTVPMQMDNLIIVDQNGQPIQYDRLVIVTGGNGPLYGVPSVSMGAAQMLLPHGQLLNVAKSSGVFVEKRQQTITSIKDSDGTHSVAAVAAQNVTDIKIQRKSPPDVFEPPVKPLPPGAPNWALRLRRCEKIGDSYRGYCNTEAELEAILLLHKQQTHSVFGTRQSPSPAKPATRLMWKSQYVPYDGIPFVNAGSRAIVMECQFGPRRKGVQPKKGSEQETNQNILYKATCPARIYIKKVRKFLEYKVPTDPKVDKKVVRQEQEKAFFNLKKTLWDVGGIVRYYIQLPTENAHLYHDMDTADLPPLPEQICFTEEQQNEEEDTEELDVLMEDGTPLPSRLHPLVAEKICELVAQGHNEVYTVRKQLRYDFDAFKSPRFHLLNNYLLSRCEHPDRRFVEREMFRSEEVPERHNLCFFPTVIDIKNHIHEAQKALQMTTGPLATSDTEWKADANNLLPETLTLALTPATVGVSSQKEGLLEGSDTLSPEAVQLFSSLSSLQPKIFAHLQAIQLQPALCPVEETVQPTTAPAEAQELSSPAPPQPVLLSPSHFLQSSPSAGESTAACDGMSQLVNVASAAEGDITQILLEDGQAIPVQVVEPASITLSPSADQTPVK, from the exons AtggaggaggaagagagagatgTGGAGGGTGTTTTTCAGTCTGAAGAGAGAGAGGATGGACTG CAATGTGACAAAAACCCAAAAGCTGAAGAAAATGCAACTGTACAAGAGCTCGCACCAGTCATTCCAGCCTCAGAAACTGaagcagccaatcagaagcctCCCACTGTCCCCATGCAAATGGACAACTTAATTATAGTTGACCAAAATGGACAACCTATTCAGTATGATCGGTTG GTGATTGTGACAGGGGGGAATGGACCATTATATGGTGTCCCATCTGTGTCTATGGGGGCCGCTCAAATGTTACTACCTCATGGTCAGCTGTTGAATGTCGCAAAGTCATCAG GTGTCTTTGTGGAGAAAAGACAGCAGACAATAACATCAATAAAAGACAGTGATGGCACTCATAGTGTAGCTGCAGTGGCAGCTCAGAATGTCACTGATATTAAAATTCAGAGGAAAAG TCCTCCTGATGTATTTGAGCCTCCAGTGAAGCCACTTCCACCAGGGGCACCAAACTGGGCTCTGAGACTGCGCCGGTGTGAG AAGATCGGTGACTCGTACCGTGGTTACTGTAACACAGAGGCAGAGCTGGAAGCCATTCTGCTTCTACACAAGCAGCAGACCCACAGCGTGTTTGGCACCCGTCAGTCTCCCTCACCGGCTAAACCTGCCACCAGACTCATGTGGAAATCACAGTATGTGCCATACGATGGCATTCCCTTTGTTAATGCAG GAAGCAGAGCAATTGTGATGGAATGCCAGTTTGGTCCACGGAGGAAGGGCGTTCAACCTAAAAAAGGGTCTGAGcaagaaacaaatcaaaacatCCTCTATAAAGCCACCTGCCCTGCCAG AATATATATCAAAAAAGTACGAAAATTCTTGGAGTACAAGGTTCCAACAGATCCCAAAGTTGACAAGAAGGTAGTGCGGCAAGAGCAGGAGAAAGCCTTCTTCAACCTCAAGAAGACTTTATGGGATGTTGGAGGCATTGTAAG GTATTACATCCAGCTCCCCACAGAGAACGCCCACCTGTACCACGACATGGACACTGCAGACCTGCCTCCTCTTCCAGAGCAGATCTGCTTCACAGAGGAACAACAAAATGAAGAGGAAGACACAGAGGAGCTGGATGTCCTGATGGAAGATGGGACACCCCTACCCTCTCGACTACACCCGCTCGTAGCAGAGAAGATCTGTGAGCTGGTGGCACAAGGTCATAACGAGGTTTACACTGTCCGCAAGCAGCTCAGGTATGACTTCGATGCTTTCAAATCTCCTCGCTTTCATTTGCTGAACAACTATTTACTGTCGCGTTGTGAACACCCTGACAGGAGGTTTGTGGAACGTGAGATGTTCAGATCGGAGGAAGTGCCTGAGAGACACAATCTGTGTTTCTTTCCCACTGTCATTGACATCAAGAACCACATCCACGAGGCTCAGAAAGCTCTTCAGATGACTACGGGACCACTGGCTACCTCAGACACAGAA tgGAAAGCAGATGCTAATAACTTGCTTCCGGAGACTTTGACCTTGGCCCTGACTCCTGCTACTGTGGGCG TATCCTCTCAGAAGGAAGGGCTCCTGGAAGGAAGTGACACTCTTTCTCCAGAAGCTGTGCAGCTCTTCAGCTCTCTCTCATCACTGCAGCCCAAGATCTTTGCACATCTCCAG GCAATCCAGCTCCAGCCTGCCTTGTGTCCCGTGGAAGAAACTGTTCAACCTACAACAGCACCAGCAGAAGCCCAAGAGCTGTCCAGCCCTGCGCCCCCACAGCCTGTCCTGCTGAGTCCGTCCCACTTCCTGCAGTCGAGTCCCAGTGCTGGTGAAAGCACAGCTGCGTGTGACGGCATGAGTCAGCTGGTAAACGTGGCCTCGGCCGCTGAAGGTGACATCACACAGATCCTGTTGGAGGACGGACAGGCCATTCCTGTGCAGGTTGTGGAGCCTGCAAGCATAA CTTTGAGTCCCTCAGCGGACCAAACTCCAGTTAAATAG
- the carf gene encoding calcium-responsive transcription factor isoform X2 encodes MEEEERDVEGVFQSEEREDGLQCDKNPKAEENATVQELAPVIPASETEAANQKPPTVPMQMDNLIIVDQNGQPIQYDRLVIVTGGNGPLYGVPSVSMGAAQMLLPHGQLLNVAKSSGVFVEKRQQTITSIKDSDGTHSVAAVAAQNVTDIKIQRKSPPDVFEPPVKPLPPGAPNWALRLRRCEKIGDSYRGYCNTEAELEAILLLHKQQTHSVFGTRQSPSPAKPATRLMWKSQYVPYDGIPFVNAGSRAIVMECQFGPRRKGVQPKKGSEQETNQNILYKATCPARIYIKKVRKFLEYKVPTDPKVDKKVVRQEQEKAFFNLKKTLWDVGGIVRYYIQLPTENAHLYHDMDTADLPPLPEQICFTEEQQNEEEDTEELDVLMEDGTPLPSRLHPLVAEKICELVAQGHNEVYTVRKQLRRFVEREMFRSEEVPERHNLCFFPTVIDIKNHIHEAQKALQMTTGPLATSDTEWKADANNLLPETLTLALTPATVGVSSQKEGLLEGSDTLSPEAVQLFSSLSSLQPKIFAHLQAIQLQPALCPVEETVQPTTAPAEAQELSSPAPPQPVLLSPSHFLQSSPSAGESTAACDGMSQLVNVASAAEGDITQILLEDGQAIPVQVVEPASITLSPSADQTPVK; translated from the exons AtggaggaggaagagagagatgTGGAGGGTGTTTTTCAGTCTGAAGAGAGAGAGGATGGACTG CAATGTGACAAAAACCCAAAAGCTGAAGAAAATGCAACTGTACAAGAGCTCGCACCAGTCATTCCAGCCTCAGAAACTGaagcagccaatcagaagcctCCCACTGTCCCCATGCAAATGGACAACTTAATTATAGTTGACCAAAATGGACAACCTATTCAGTATGATCGGTTG GTGATTGTGACAGGGGGGAATGGACCATTATATGGTGTCCCATCTGTGTCTATGGGGGCCGCTCAAATGTTACTACCTCATGGTCAGCTGTTGAATGTCGCAAAGTCATCAG GTGTCTTTGTGGAGAAAAGACAGCAGACAATAACATCAATAAAAGACAGTGATGGCACTCATAGTGTAGCTGCAGTGGCAGCTCAGAATGTCACTGATATTAAAATTCAGAGGAAAAG TCCTCCTGATGTATTTGAGCCTCCAGTGAAGCCACTTCCACCAGGGGCACCAAACTGGGCTCTGAGACTGCGCCGGTGTGAG AAGATCGGTGACTCGTACCGTGGTTACTGTAACACAGAGGCAGAGCTGGAAGCCATTCTGCTTCTACACAAGCAGCAGACCCACAGCGTGTTTGGCACCCGTCAGTCTCCCTCACCGGCTAAACCTGCCACCAGACTCATGTGGAAATCACAGTATGTGCCATACGATGGCATTCCCTTTGTTAATGCAG GAAGCAGAGCAATTGTGATGGAATGCCAGTTTGGTCCACGGAGGAAGGGCGTTCAACCTAAAAAAGGGTCTGAGcaagaaacaaatcaaaacatCCTCTATAAAGCCACCTGCCCTGCCAG AATATATATCAAAAAAGTACGAAAATTCTTGGAGTACAAGGTTCCAACAGATCCCAAAGTTGACAAGAAGGTAGTGCGGCAAGAGCAGGAGAAAGCCTTCTTCAACCTCAAGAAGACTTTATGGGATGTTGGAGGCATTGTAAG GTATTACATCCAGCTCCCCACAGAGAACGCCCACCTGTACCACGACATGGACACTGCAGACCTGCCTCCTCTTCCAGAGCAGATCTGCTTCACAGAGGAACAACAAAATGAAGAGGAAGACACAGAGGAGCTGGATGTCCTGATGGAAGATGGGACACCCCTACCCTCTCGACTACACCCGCTCGTAGCAGAGAAGATCTGTGAGCTGGTGGCACAAGGTCATAACGAGGTTTACACTGTCCGCAAGCAGCTCAG GAGGTTTGTGGAACGTGAGATGTTCAGATCGGAGGAAGTGCCTGAGAGACACAATCTGTGTTTCTTTCCCACTGTCATTGACATCAAGAACCACATCCACGAGGCTCAGAAAGCTCTTCAGATGACTACGGGACCACTGGCTACCTCAGACACAGAA tgGAAAGCAGATGCTAATAACTTGCTTCCGGAGACTTTGACCTTGGCCCTGACTCCTGCTACTGTGGGCG TATCCTCTCAGAAGGAAGGGCTCCTGGAAGGAAGTGACACTCTTTCTCCAGAAGCTGTGCAGCTCTTCAGCTCTCTCTCATCACTGCAGCCCAAGATCTTTGCACATCTCCAG GCAATCCAGCTCCAGCCTGCCTTGTGTCCCGTGGAAGAAACTGTTCAACCTACAACAGCACCAGCAGAAGCCCAAGAGCTGTCCAGCCCTGCGCCCCCACAGCCTGTCCTGCTGAGTCCGTCCCACTTCCTGCAGTCGAGTCCCAGTGCTGGTGAAAGCACAGCTGCGTGTGACGGCATGAGTCAGCTGGTAAACGTGGCCTCGGCCGCTGAAGGTGACATCACACAGATCCTGTTGGAGGACGGACAGGCCATTCCTGTGCAGGTTGTGGAGCCTGCAAGCATAA CTTTGAGTCCCTCAGCGGACCAAACTCCAGTTAAATAG